Proteins from a genomic interval of Trichoderma breve strain T069 chromosome 2, whole genome shotgun sequence:
- a CDS encoding acetyltransferase (GNAT) family domain-containing protein encodes MQKASDTTGMFPTEVLPVTNKGDLEKIVDIEERAFGAASPLLRLIYPISPSPSSAILRSSKLARHEHVWQSDPTAHYIKAVTYETSPDGATAERIIGAAVYNTYESSHTASKRNPWPHSSDEVPKGANAPLCLHYFGTLTKARLDFTNGEPHAFLENLAVDPNFQKRGVGTKLLEFMISDIAARYADKGLDNVGCWLDSSPSGLKMYQNLGWEEVGAKAFDLEPWGGAKGQVHKNVHMLKSISVSKS; translated from the coding sequence ATGCAGAAAGCATCAGACACAACCGGCATGTTTCCGACAGAAGTATTGCCCGTGACCAACAAGGGagatctggagaagattgtcgATATCGAGGAAAGGGCATTCGGAGCGGCCTCACCTTTATTACGACTGATTTACCCCATAtcgccctctccatcttcggccATTCTTCGAAGTTCAAAACTCGCCAGACATGAGCATGTCTGGCAATCGGACCCAACGGCACATTACATCAAAGCGGTTACATACGAAACATCTCCCGACGGTGCAACAGCTGAGCGCATAATTGGCGCAGCCGTATATAACACTTATGAGTCATCCCATACAGCCTCTAAACGGAATCCATGGCCTCACAGTTCAGACGAAGTTCCCAAGGGAGCAAACGcgcctctttgtcttcattACTTCGGGACATTGACTAAAGCTCGACTGGACTTCACCAATGGCGAACCACATGCATTCTTGGAGAATTTGGCCGTTGATCCCAATTTCCAGAAGCGCGGAGTTGGGACAAAACTTCTCGAGTTCATGATTTCCGACATAGCTGCTAGATACGCAGATAAGGGTCTCGATAATGTCGGGTGCTGGCTGGACTCCTCCCCTTCCGGGCTAAAGATGTATCAAAACCTTGGGTGGGAGGAAGTTGGTGCAAAAGCTTTTGATTTGGAGCCGTGGGGTGGTGCAAAGGGCCAAGTGCACAAAAATGTACATATGCTGAAGTCGATATCGGTTTCTAAATCTTGA